One Chlorobaculum limnaeum genomic window carries:
- a CDS encoding NUDIX hydrolase, translated as MKERFDNDPARWELLESVYLHRRPWLTLRQDKVRLTSGRTIDDYYVQEFPHWVNVLALTEEREAVLIRQYRHGLGEVSWELPAGVVDEGESLLDGARRELLEETGYSGGSWTPLMELSANPALQNNICYTFLAEGVSLAGSQRLDATEEITVHLTPLDRLCEIVFDGGMIQALHAAPVLKYLLRNG; from the coding sequence GAGCTGCTCGAATCGGTCTACCTCCACCGGCGACCGTGGCTCACCCTGCGACAAGACAAGGTGCGGCTCACGAGCGGACGGACGATTGACGACTACTACGTGCAGGAGTTTCCCCACTGGGTGAATGTGCTGGCTCTAACGGAGGAGCGCGAGGCCGTGCTGATCCGGCAGTACCGCCATGGCCTCGGCGAGGTGTCGTGGGAGCTTCCGGCTGGCGTTGTCGATGAGGGAGAGTCGTTGCTCGACGGCGCCAGGCGGGAGCTGCTCGAAGAGACCGGCTACAGCGGCGGCTCGTGGACGCCGTTGATGGAACTGAGCGCCAATCCGGCGCTTCAGAACAACATCTGCTACACCTTTCTCGCCGAAGGGGTGAGCCTCGCCGGATCGCAGCGGCTCGACGCGACCGAAGAGATCACCGTGCACCTGACGCCGCTCGACCGCCTGTGCGAGATCGTGTTCGACGGCGGAATGATCCAGGCGCTGCACGCCGCCCCGGTGCTCAAGTACCTTCTGCGGAACGGGTAA